The Amorphus orientalis sequence TCGTCGTCTGGCCGGGGGTTCCGCTCAGCGTCCAGGTGCTGGTGCCGGTCTTCTCGAAGGCCTCGAAGCCGCGGAACTGGCCGCTGGAGCTGATGTTCGAAACAGCAAACGACGCATTCGACGCCCCGCCGAGTCCCATCGTATCGCTCGTCCCGTTCGCGACAACGGTGTCGTAGATCCCGTAGCCGGCCTCCAGCGTCAGCCGGTTGGTGCCGCCGGTGAACTCGATCGCGTTCGCACGCGTGATGTTGCTGCCGTCGACCCCGCCACTCACGCTTCCAGACACCGTGAGGTCGAGGTTCGCGCCGGTGATTCCGACACCGCCGGCGCCGTTCGAACCCGACGATCCACTGCCCGACGGCAGTCCGGCGTTGTTTCCGTCGCCGCCGCTTACAGTACCGGAAATCGTCACCGTCGCCGACCCGCCAAAGGACAGGCCGGCACCGCCGTCTCCGCCGTCGCCCGAAGAGGCGGAGGGCCCGCCGTTGCCGCCGATACCGCCCGTGCCTCCCCTGACCGTGCCGCTGATGGTCAGTGTGGACGTCTGGCTCGTGGAGAACCCGGCGCCGCCGTCGCCCCCGTCTCCACCGTCCGCGCCACTGCCGCCGCTGGCCCCGCCGTTGCCGCCGTTGCCACCATTCACCGTCCCGACCACGGAGACGGTCCCGGGCTGTGTGGCCAGAAGGCCAATGCCGCCATCGCCGCCGCCGCCACCGCCGCCCGAACCGCCGGAGCCAAAACCGCCAGCGCCGCCGTCGCCGCCTCTGCCGCCGGAAACCATGTCTCCAACGCGGAGTTCATTCGGCGTTCCTGTCGAAACGGCGCCGTAGCCGCCGGCGCCACCACCGCCGCCACCACCGCCGCTCGTTCCGCCTATGCCGCCGCCGCCATTTCCACCATTGCCGCCCACCGCAGAAGGAATCACACCGCTGCCCGAGAAGCCGTGAGTCCCGCCGCCGCCGCCAGCACCGGTGCCGCCCAAATTTCCAGCCGCTCCGAAACCGCTCCCGCCGCCGCCGCCGACGCCGAACGAATCACCTCCATCGCCCCCAAGCGAAACGCCGGCGCCGCCGCCACCGCCGCCGCTGGAAGAGGCGCTTCCGGGGCTAGACCCGTCCACGCCGTTGTTGCCGATTCCGGTTGACGAGGAAGCCCCTCCGCCGCCGCCGGCGCTTCCGCTTCCATTCACGCCGCCGGCACCGCCGCCGGCAAGCGCGGGCTGAGCCGCCAGAAGAACGACCGCTGCGGTGCTGAGAAGGGTCAATCGGCGCAGCCGCCCGCTCGACCGGGATCGCGGCGCTTCGCTGCGGGTGCAACCGGACGGCTCTCCCTCCACCGACGCGCGCCGCGGACCACACCTCTCACCACCCATGAATACCGGCATCCAGACCATTCCCTCCACGCCTGCAGCAGCGCCCGACCCGGATGAATCGATCCTACCACCTGGAGAGGCAAGACGATCTGCGCCGGTCCTTTCAAGGACTACTGAATCGATGCGCCCGCCAGAGAACGATTTTTGGGAATTCGTGATGAAAAGGACACAGAATCTTATATGTATAGAATATTCCTAATATATAATTTTAGAGAATACTGATGCACGGAAGTGACCGGACTCTGCAAAACCGCTCATCTCCTCGCTGCCGAGGGTCGCAGATTACCGATGATACCTGCCAGGTGCGTCCGGACCGGATAAGGAAGGTGGAGATCGACAGGTTCGTCTAGCTCCTGAACCGCAAGATCCAAGACAGATAGCTTTCCAAGATATTCTTAAACCTCATATTTTGAAGGAATAAATGGAAAAATTTAATCTACACCTGACTCGGGCCATGCGCGCTGAAATGCACGGGTCTTTGGAGAAACGCATGGCACGGCTTGCAGCGACTGGCCAATCCGGTCATCCAGACCCAACCTGACGCACCAACCGGACAACGCTTCGGGAGCGCCGCACCATGCCGCACATGTTTGTCAACCGATCGCGTTTGCACGACCTGATCGGAGACGATCCGGACCGGAAGTCCAATTTCCGCTGGGAGACCATCAATGCGGTCACCTACGAGCTCGGCGGACTGGTCTTCATAGCCGGGTCGATCTGCTTCTTCCCGGCGCTCTCGGCCTATGCGGATCTCGGGGCCTGGATCTTTTTCGCGGGATCGCTTCTCTATCTGCTGGTCACGGGTCACGATCTGGTGGAGGTCGTGACACATGCACGCCGTCGTTCAGGCCCCCCGGATATCTGGGACCGGCTGGAGCTGGTTGCTGCCCTCACCTATGTGACCGGAACGCTGCTGTTCGTCGTCGGCAGCATCTTCTTTCTTTCCCAGGTTGATCTGCCGATCGCCGGAGCGTGGTGCTTCGTCATCGGCAGCATCCTGTTCGTTGCCGGCGCGGTGATCAACGTCCTGCAGATCGTCCAGGCGGACGACCTGCTCACCCTGCAGCTCATGAACCTCACGGCGCTGACCTTCGTCATCGGGTCCGTGCTGTTTGCCGTCGCCTCCATCCCCTATCTCTGGGCGTTCGCCAGCGACACCGACGAACGGATGGTCGATGCCTTCCTCGCCTGGCAGTATCTGGTCGGAAGCGTGCTGTTCTTCGCCGGCGGACTGTTCAACTACCGGCGCGCCTATCGCGTCGTCGCCCACAAGCTCGGCGTCTCGACGGCCATCGAGCCCAGGCCGATCGTGCCCCTTCCACGCCGCAACAAACGCAGATCATCTTGAGTTCGGGTCGAGAGGCCAATGGCTTCGACCATGGCAATCGCACGTGGACCCGGGCGGTCATGTGCCGGTAGTTTGCTCGCCTGCGGTCGCCATGGGACCGTGCGGGCATGCCGGCCAAAGCGAAACCGGCAGCAGGGAGAATAAAGCGATGACGGCACCGTTCACCTTCAACACCGTCGGCTCGATCGTGTTCGGGTCCGGCAAGGCCGGGGAGATCGGGGCCCTTGCGGCGGCGCGCGGTTTCCGGCGACCGCTCTTCATCACCGATCCAGGCCTGATGGGGACCGGCCTCATCGATCCCGCCCTTTCGGCGCTTGCCGAAGCCGGTCTGGAAACGGCGATCTTCTCGGAGGTGGAAGCCGATCCGCCCGAGGCCATCGTCCGGCTCGGCCAGGAGGCGGCGCGGGCTCATGCCGCCGATTCGGTGATCGGGTTCGGCGGCGGCTCGTCCCTGGATACGGCCAAGCTGGTCGCTCTGCTGGCGACCGGAAACGATACGCTCGAGGCGGCCTACGGCATCGGCAACGCCAAGGGACCACGCCTGCCTCTGATGCTTGTTCCGACCACGGCCGGTACCGGCTCCGAAGTCACCCCGATCGCGATCGTCACCACCGAGACCAGCGAGAAGATGGGTGTGGTCTCTCCACTTCTCCTGCCGGATGTCGCCCTGCTCGATCCGGATCTGACGCTGGGGCTGCCGGCTGCCGTGACGGCGGCCACCGGCGTCGATGCGATGGTGCACGCGATCGAGGCCCATGCGTCGGCCAGCGTGAACAACAACCCGGTTTCCAGGGCGCTCGCCCGCGAAGCGCTGCGTCTCATGGGCGGTGCCATCGAGCGCGCCGTCGCAAACGGCAGCGATGCGGACGCCCGCGCCGACATGCTGCTCGGTTCGATGCTGGCCGGGCAGGCCTTCGCCAACTCTCCGGTGGCCGCGGTGCACGCGCTGGCCTACCCGATCGGCGGCCACTTTCATATTCCGCACGGGCTGTCCAACGCGCTCGTGCTGCCCCACGTGATCCGCTTCAACGCCGCCACCGCCGGCCCCGTCTATGCCGACCTCGCGCCCATCGTGTTTCCGCAGCTGGCCGAGATCGGGACCCAGGCGCGCGGACCCGCCTTCGCCGACGGACTGCAGGAACTCACCATCCGCTGCGGACTGCCGCCCCGGCTGCGGGACGTGGGCATTCCCCACGACGCACTGCACATGATGGCCGACGACGCGATGAAGCAGACACGGCTCCTGGTGAACAATCCGCGCGAAGTGACCCGCGGCGATGCGCTCGCCATCTACGAGGCCGCCTGGTAGGTGAAACCTACTCGGGCGCCCCCGAGGGTCTTGGCGCGGGGTCCGTGGACAGGGAGTGGCGGGCGGCAAACGCTCTGAGCGCGGCGATACCGGGCGCGTCCGGTTCGATCGCCGCCGGATCCGTGCCGATCAGCGTCACCACCGCAACCGCCTGCTCCTGCCAGTCGAGCACCGGTGCCGCCACCGCCACGAGGCCCGGAATGAAGCGGCCGTCGACACGGGCGATACCCTCTTCTCGCACCTGGCCCGCCAGAGCCCGCACGCCCTTGAGATCGGGCGTCAGTTCCGGCCAGACACTCGGCCGCGCCTTGAGCAGGCGAAGCTCCCGCTTCATCTCGCCGCCGACGACCGCCTCGGGAAGATAGCCCAGGAAGGCCCGGCCGGTGGCAGACGTCAGGAGCGGCAGGGTCGTGCCGAGACCGAGCGAGGTGATCACGAAGGACGGCGCCCGCTCCCAGCGCACGATCGTCGCCCCGGAATTGCCCCAGACGCAGAGCAGTGCCGTCATGCCCGTGTCGAGCGCGAGCGCCGGAAGTTCCTCGGAAATCCAGTTGACGAAGTCGTGCCGGTGCAGCGCCGCCAGCCCCATCTCGATGGCCGTCGCGCCGAGATCGTACTTGCCGGATCGGCCCGCCTGCTTGGCGAGACCGGCATGGAGGAAGGAGGCGAGATAGCGGTGCACCTTGGAGACCGGCATGTCGCACTCGCGCGCGAGTTCAGAGAGCGCAACCGGCCCGTCCAGGCGCGCCATCGCGAGAAGCACCCTGAGCGCGGCGTCCAGTGACTGTATTCCGCCGGACGCCTCGGCCGGTTTGTCAGGTGCGGGGTCGCTCGCCATCGTCGCCTTCCAGATAGGCCTTGAGAGGTCCCGTGTGCGCCAGCCTGAGCCGGTCGCCGTCGCGCATGAACAGCCCCCTGACCTCGTAGCCCTCGATCAGGAGCCGGTCGCCCACGGTGCCGCGATAGTTGAAGCGGACCGACTTGTCGCGCCACTCCGCCGACACGATCGAGATCACCAGATCATCGCCGTCCCGGCCCGGCGAGCGGAATGTCGCGCCGACGTCCATCAGGCCGGTCCCAATCAGGCCATTCTCGTTGCAGAAGATCTGATGGGTTTTGCCGCGCGAGCGCATGAAGCCGTGATAGGTCGAATCGAACCACCTCAGATAATTGGGATAATACACGATTCCGGCCGGGTCGCAGTCGCCGAACCCGATCAGGAAGGTCGCTGAGTACAGCGTCGTATCCGCGCTCATTGTTTTCACCCTATGGAATTAATTGCACCATCCGGAATTCGCCCTTATGGTCCCGATCAAACGGGCAGTCAAAATGCCTATATGGGAGGACATCAGTGACCGATCTTTCGCGCATCGAGATTGTGGGCGCCGGGCCCGCCGGGCTGTATGTCGGCATCCTGCTGAAGGAAGCGTTTCCGAACGCCGCCATCCGGCTGACCGAACAGAATCCGTCCGATGCCACGTTCGGCTTCGGCGTGGTCTTTTCAGACGAAGCGCTCGATTTTCTCAAGGCCGATGATCCGGCGACCCACGCCCTGATCACCCCGGAGATGGAGCGCTGGCGGAACATGACGCTCGTCCACCGGGGCGAGACCGTGACGATCGACGGCGTCGGCTTCTCCGCGATCGGCCGGCTCGAGCTCTTACAGCTTCTCCAGAAGCGCGCAGCCGAAGCCGGTCTCGACATGCGCTTCAACGACCGCGTCACGTCGCTGGACGCTCTCGACGCCGATCTCGTTATCGGCGCGGACGGGCTGAACTCCCTGGTGCGCACCTCCGATCCGGAGGCCTTCGGCGCGAGCATCGAGCATTTCGAGAACCATTTCGCCTGGTTCGGAACGACGCTTCCCTTCGATACGCTGACCCAAACCTTCGTCACCACCAACAAGGGCACGCTGAACGCCCACCACTATCGCTACGCGCCGGGCATGAGCACGTTCATCGTGGAGTGCGACAAGGCCACGTTCGAGGCCTACGGGTTCGCCGACATGGACGAGACGGAGACGGCGCGGGTCTGCGAGGAGATCTTCGCCGACACGCTGAAGGGCCACAAGCTCGTCACCAACAACTCCATCTGGCGGAATTTCCCGCGGCTTTGGTGCGACACCTGGGTTACCGGCAACCGCGCGCTCCTGGGCGACGCCGTCCACACCGCCCACTATTCGATCGGGTCCGGCACGCGGCTGGCGATGGAGGACGCGATCGCGCTGGTGCGCGCCCTGAAGAGCGAGACCAGCGTCGCCGATGCGCTCGCGGCCTATCAGGAGACCCGGCAGCCGATCGCCCGCAAGATCGTCAATGCCGCCAACACGTCCGCGCTCTGGTACGACCATTTCGCCGAGCACATGAAGCTCGCCCCGCTCGACTTCGCATTTGCCTACATCACCCGGTCCGGCCGGGTGGACATGGAGCGGCTGCGGCGGATCGCGCCCGGCTTCATGGCGGCCTATGAGGACTACCGCGCAGGCCACGCCGACACAGAGGCCGTCATCAGAGATCCTGTCGGCACCACCGACGGCGACCGCGAGGTCGGCTACGACAAGACCGCCCATCCCAACTGCAGCGCGGTCCTGTTCGACAACCTGGACCGCAACCCCGACAAGATCGCCGTCACCGGTCCGGCCGGAACGCTCACCTACCGGGCGCTCTGCGCGGAAGCCGCGCGCTGGGGCAATGCGTTCAAGGCCGCCGGCTGCCAGCGCGGCGAGCGGATCGTCTTCTTCGTCGACGACACACCGTCCTATCCGGCCGCCTTTTTCGGCGCGGTGCGCGCAGGCTTCGTGCCGGTGCTCCTGAACACCCAGGCCACGCCCGATCTGCTGCGCTTCTTCGTGGCGGACACCGGCGCACGGATCGCGCTGTGCGAAGCGCCGCTCATGGCGATCTTCGAGGATCCGGAAATGCGGGCGGCCGGGCTGGAGCGGGTCATCATCGCCAACGGCGAAGGCCCGCTCGCAGACGGCTTCGAGCATGCCGGCACGTTCCTGGACGGCCAGCCGGCGACGCTGGAGGCGGCCGACACCGGTCCCGACGACATGGCCTTCTGGATGTACTCCTCGGGCTCGACGGGGCGGCCCAAGGGCATCGTCCATCTGCACCACGACATGGCCTATTCCGAGGCTTCCTACGGCCGCACCGTCCTCAAGCTCGAGGCCGACGACGTCTGCTTCTCGGTGCCGAAGATCTTCTTCGCCTACGGGTTCGGCAACGCCTTCACCTTCCCCTTCTCCGTCGGCGCGACCACGGTCCTGCTGCCGGGCCGGCCTGAGGCGGACCGCATCCTCGACATGATCGAGACCTTCAAGCCGACCGTCTTCTTCGGCCTGCCGACGCTCTACACCGCGCTCGCCCGCGCCGACGGCGTCCGCGACCGCAACCTGTCGTCGATCCGGCTGTCCGTCTCGGCCGCCGAGACCCTGTCGGAGGACGTCTACACCACCTGGAAGGACCTCACCGGCAAAGGGCCGATGGAGGGGCTGGGCTCCACCGAGCTTCTGCACATCTACCTGTCCAACACCCAGGACGAGCACCGGCTCGGCTCCGCCGGCAAGCGTGTGCCGGGCTACGAAGTCATCCTGCGCGATCCCGACGGCAATCCGGTCGGCGATGGCGAGGAGGGCGTGATGTGGGTGCGCGGCCATTCCTCCGCGCCGCTCTACTGGAACCGGCCGGAGCAGACCGCCAAGACGATGCGGGACGACTGGATCTACACCGGCGACCGGTTCGTGGAAGACGGCGGCTTCTATTTCTTTCAGGGCCGCGCCGACGAACTGATCAAGGTGTCCGGTCAGTGGGTCTGGCCGCTGGAGGTGGAGCGCTGCCTCAACGAGCATCCCCATGTCCAGGAATGCGCCGTTCTGGCCCACCAGCTTCCCGACCGGCGGATGACGCTGCGCGCCATCGTTGCGCTCCGCCCCGGTCACGAGCCGGGCGATGACGAGACCACGGCCCTCCAGTCCTTCGTCAAGGAGCGGCTGATCGCCTACAAATATCCGCGCATCGTGGAGTTCGTCGGCGAGCTTCCGAAGACCGGTACCGGCAAGATCGACCGCCAGGCGCTGGTGCGCACGGATGGGGACGACACAAAGAAATAAGTATACTAACGGTTTCCCTCGGCGCCGAAATGACGCATGAAGGCGGCAACGACCCGCCGACCGACCGGACCGGGCAGAACCAAGGAGACACCGCGATGCTGTTCGACATTCCGACCACCCCGGCCGTCGCCGTGAAGGGCGAGCAGGCCGCCTACCCGGTTCACCGCGTCTTCTGCGTCGGCCGCAACTACGCCGCCCACGCCGCGGAGATGGGCCACGAGGTCGACCGCGAGGCGCCGTTCTATTTCACCAAGGCCGCCTCGACGATCGTCCATTCCGGCGCGACGATCCCCTATCCGCCCGGCACCGAGAACTACCATTACGAGATGGAATTCGTGGTCGCGATCGGCAAACCGGTCTTCAAGGCCGACCTCGCCGAAGCGGCCAGCGCGGTCTACGGCTATGCCTGCGGCCTCGACATGACCCGTCGCGACCTGCAGCTCGTCGCCCGCGAAAAGGGCCGGCCGTGGGATCTCGGCAAGGACGTCGAGCAGTCCGCCGTGATCAGCGACATCACCAAGGCCGCCGAATTCGGCGAGATCGCCAAGCAGCGCATCTGGCTCTCCGTCAACGGCGAGACCAAGCAGGAAGCGACCCTCGACGACCTGATCTGGAAGGTGCCGGAGCTGGTCAGCCACCTGTCGCGCTACTATCACCTGATCCCGGGGGACCTGATCTACACCGGCACCCCGGCCGGCGTCGGCGCGGTGAAGGCCGGCGACAAGATCGAGGGCGGTGTGGACGGCCTTGCCCCGATCGCGCTCACCATCACCGACCCGGAATAGGCTCACCTCCCAAGGCGAGACCATCGGGGCGGGGCGCACGGCGCCTCGCCCTTTTTTTTATCGCTCGTCGAAGGTTTCGTTCCGGGCAACGCCCCGCCCCTTGTGCCGCTCACTCCCGCGAAAGCGGGAGTCCAGGGCGGCCTTTCTCGGGAGGCTGCCATCCCTGGCTCTGGATCCCCGCTTTCGCGGGGATGAGCGGAGGTTTCCGGAAAGCCCCGTTTCCCGGCTCGCCTTATGCCCGCCCCGGCGTCGGGAGCGCCTCGTGCAGATGGCCGTGACGATCAATGCGGACCGCGGCCACATCCCGGTGCGGATTGATCGACGAGCCGTTCAGGAGCACCTTGGGCAGCTTGCGCGGAACCAGGAGCGGCACCGTCATGGACACATGCTCCCGAGGATCGTAGGCCAGCATCTGCTCGCGCAGGATGCCGATCGTGATCGCCTCGCCCAGAAGCGCGGACTCGATGTAGTCGGTGAAGTAGTGGACCCCGGCGATGTTGCGGGCGTTGGAGATGTTCCACATCAGCTTGTTGAGCTCACCCTCCAGCGTCAGCCCCTTTTCCATCTTGAGGGACAGGAGGTCGATCTTGACATCGTCCGCGTTGTTGCCCGGGGACGGCACCAGGGCCTCGCCCTCAGGCGGCACCAGATAGGCCGGCGTTCCCCGTGCCTTCGGGTTCTCCATGTTGAAGAACGCCTTCAGGAGCGTGACACAGGCGCCGGCGACCGTTGCATGCCCCGCCCCGTAGGCCGGATGCATCGGCGAGCCTTCCGGGAAGGCCATGGGCAGCAGGCGCGTGCAGTGCTTGTTGGCAACCTCTTGCAGGATTTCGTCGAGCTTCGGATCGAGCCCGTTGCCGTCTGGGAAGGTGTAGGTCGCCAGTGTCCGGCCCAGCTCCCGCCGGGCCCGGGCCTCAGACGTGTCTCCCTCATAGGGCCAAGGCTTGCTCTCGTGTTCGCGATTGGGATCGTAGCCGGTGTAGATGGTGTGAAAGAGCGCGCCGGCCGCCTCCGGCCGCATCCGGCGGTGCACCGAGAATTTCTGCAGGCGCACCGCCTTCAGCGCCCGGCTGGAGACCTCCGTCACCAGCGTCAGAAGATGCGGGCCGCCGAAGAGCGCGAAAGGCTCCTGGTTCTTGCGCGACACCGCGTTGTCGGACGCGTCGTGATAGGGAATCCCGGGATCGAAGGGATATTTCTCGCCCAGGAGCATGAGGGCGGCGTTCAGGTAGGCCTGATAGAGCGCGTCGTCGTGGACATAGGTCGCCATGTCACGAAGCCGGCTCATATAGCGGTACGCGCCGGGAACGAACTCCGTTTCCTTGTCCTCATCGTTCGGATCAGGCTCGTACCGCTTGCGGGCGTTGAGCGCGTTCTGGACATCGAGCCAGTCGTACCAAGTGGTCATGTAGTCCCGGCCGGGCTTGGCGACCCGGACCCGCTGATCGATCCGCTGGTTGCCGAAGCGGACCATCCCGGTGTCCCGCTCCCCGGTCCCGGCGATCATGAACTGGGACAGGAACGGCGTCGGCCAGCCGTCCTCACCGAGCCCACGGAACATGTTTCCCGGGGTCTGTGCGTGACCGAACCTCCGGCGCGGCCGGATGTCGCCGGCACAGGTATCGAGCTGATGGTCGGTGCCGGCAAACCAGCGCATCGCGCTCAGCCGATCGGCTGCATTCGCCGCCTTGCCGTGCGACGCTTTGAGGTCCTTCTTCTGAGGGGCCGACAGGCCCTGAAGACCACCGATCAGGCTCTCGTCCATGAACGCGGCGATCGGCTCGTCCCGGAAGAGCGCCATCTGGTAGACTTCGGCCATCTCCGCAGCGAGTTCCGCCGACCCTGGCGCCGGAGCGGCCGGCATGGTCAGCGCGAGCGGATCCGGCCCTTCCAGCACATAGGCAAAGCCGGCTGTCGGGCTCTCCCACTGGCGAAATTCGATCAGGCCGTTTTGGTCCTTGATGGTCCACGCCGCACAGTTGAGCGGCACGTCCGCAAAAACGGCTGGATCCGAACTCTGGGTGCCGGTGCGGAAGTCCTCGAAATGCTGAGGGTCTGCAAGCAGGCCGCTGTCGAGATGAAACAAGCCCTTGGTGAAACTGAAGATGAAGGGGCTCTTCTCCGACACCCGTTCCTGCTCTGGGTGCTCCACTTCCGTGGACAACCGCGTGGCCTCGTTGCGCCGCCAGACGGCATCCTCCCGTCGCTTCGGATCCGGAAACCCCATGAAACCCCTCCTTCATCAGGCAAGCGGCCCAGCCGCAAATAAAATTTAAGGTTGCATACTCAGGCAAGCGGCGGCTTCGGGATCGGTCGGCCCGAACCGGGAAGCACGCAGAGACCTGCTATTTGAAATGAAAGAGAAATCGACTGCCGAGCCTCCCCAGATCACTCAAGGCCCAGCCCGGCGCTCCATCCCGTTCAGATTGAAAATTACCCGACAAACGGGAATTAACGCAACAATAAATTGCATATCGGTGCAGCGGAACGCTTGCCGCCCCACGATGGGCGGTGACACAGGAGCAGACCGGCGAGTGAACCTGCTCAGCCCGGAAGGGATACCGGCCGCTAATTTTGCTGGGATAGGGCTCTTTTTTCGCAAAGTCGGACGCGAAACCGGTGCCCACTTTCACTGGCTTTGCTGATCAGCGCGCGACCGCGCGCCGGCCGGTCAGGCCGCCTCCGCGGAGCGGTGAGCGGAGCGAACTCGCGTGAGCGAAACAAAGCTCAGGCCGCGTCGGCGCTTTCGCCCCAGGCGCCTTCCGGATCGATCCAGCCTTCCGCGATGCCGTGGCAGGCGACCTGCGCGCCCTCGATCTCGAACAGCGGCGGCCGGGTCTGCCGGCAGACGTCCCGGGCATAGGGACAGCGCGGGTGGAAGGCGCAGCCGGACGGGGGATTGATCGGCGACGGGATCTCGCCGGTAAGCTTGATGTTCTGGCGCTTGCGGCGGGGGTCGGCCACCGGGGTCGCCGACAGAAGAGCGCGCGAATAGGGATGCAGCGGCCGGCTGAACACCGCCTCGGACGTGGTGATCTCCACCGGCCGGCCGAGATAGAGGACCAACACTTCGTCGGCGACGAAACGCACCACCGACAGATCGTGGCTGATGAACAGATAGGTGAGCCCGAACTCCTGCTGGAGATCCGCGAGAAGGTTCAGAACCTGGGCCTGGATCGACACGTCCAGCGCCGACACCGGCTCGTCGAGGACGAGGATCTTCGGATCCAGCATCAGCGCGCGGGCGACGGCGATGCGCTGGCGCTGCCCGCCAGAGAACATGTGCGGATAGCGGCCATAGTGTTCCGGGCGCAGGCCGACGCGCTGAAGCATGGATAGTGCCTTCGCACGCCGCTCGTCGGCCGACAGCTTCGTGTTGATGACCAGCGGTTCTTCCAGGATCGTGCCGATCTTCTGGCGCGGATTGAGCGACCCGTAAGGGTTCTGGAACACGATCTGGACGGTCCGGCGCAGCGTCGCAGGATCGTGGCCATCGCTCCCCTCTCCGATCGCGTGACCGTCGATCACGAGCCGCCCGGACGTGGGCTGTTCGATCATGGTGATCATGCGCGCGAGCGTCGACTTGCCGGACCCGGATTCGCCCACGACCGCAAGCGTCTTGCCGGCCTCGACCGAGAAGGTGGCGCCCGCCACCGCCTTCAGCGTGAGACGGCGGCCGAACATCCCGCTGCCGACCTCGTAGTGCAGGGCGACGTCGTCGGCTTCGATGATGGCGTTCATGCCGCCTCCTCGCCGGTGTGAAGGGGATAGTGGCAGAGCGCCTCGCCGAACTCGGGCGGCTGGCGAGGCGGCACCACGGTCCGGCAGCGCTCGTCGGCAAACTTGCATCGCGGATTGAACAGGCAGCCGTCGGGCCGATCGCCCTGCCCCGGCACCACGCCCGGGATCGCCGGCAGCCGGTCGCCGTCGGCCCGGTCCGGCAGCGCGTCGAGAAGGGCTGCGGTATAGGGATGGTGCGGCGCGTCGAACAGCCCGATGACCTCCTGACGCTCCACCTGCCGGCCGGCATACTGGACGACCACGCGCTGGGCGGTTTCCGCCACCACGCCCATGTCGTGGGTGATCAGCACCAGCGCCATGCCGGTGTCCTTCTGCAGGTCCACCAGCAGATCGAGGATCTGCGCCTGGATGGTGACGTCGAGCGCCGTGGTCGGCTCGTCCGCGATCAGAAGCTTCGGCTGGCAGGCAATCGCCATGGCGATCATGACACGCTGACTCATGCCGCCGGAGAGCTGATGGGGAAAGGCGGTCAGGCGCTTTTCCGGCTCCGGGATGCCGACCATCGACAGGAGTTCGATGGTGCGCTCCTTCCGCTCCCGTCGGCCGAGACCGAGATGGGTCTTCAGCGCCTCGCCGATCTGGAAGCCGACCGTGAAGCACGGATTGAGGCTCGACATCGGCTCTTGGAAGATCATGGAAATGTCGCGCCCGATCACCTCGCGCCGCCGCCGGGACGACAGCGTGCGCAGGTCCCTGCCGTCGAAGGACATGTCAGCGGCCGTGACCGTCGCCGTCGGCGGCAGAAGCCCCATGACCGCCAGCATGGCCACCGACTTGCCCGATCCGGATTCCCCGACGATCGACAGCACCTCGCCCGGATCGACGGACAGATCGACGCTGTCGACAGCGGTGAACGGCCCCTGGGAGGTGGCAAAGGTGACGGTCAGATCACGGATATCGAGAAGGGACATGACGAACCTCAGCTCCGCTTCAGTTTCGGATCGAGGGTATCGCGCAGCCCGTCGCCCACCAGGTTGATCGCCAGCACCGTGATCAGGATGGCCACGCCCGGCAGCGTCACCAGCCAGGGCGCGCGGGTGATAAACTCGCGGCTGTCGGCGAGCATCGTACCCCACTCCGGCGTCGGCGGCTGGGCGCCCAT is a genomic window containing:
- a CDS encoding fumarylacetoacetate hydrolase family protein; the encoded protein is MTHEGGNDPPTDRTGQNQGDTAMLFDIPTTPAVAVKGEQAAYPVHRVFCVGRNYAAHAAEMGHEVDREAPFYFTKAASTIVHSGATIPYPPGTENYHYEMEFVVAIGKPVFKADLAEAASAVYGYACGLDMTRRDLQLVAREKGRPWDLGKDVEQSAVISDITKAAEFGEIAKQRIWLSVNGETKQEATLDDLIWKVPELVSHLSRYYHLIPGDLIYTGTPAGVGAVKAGDKIEGGVDGLAPIALTITDPE
- a CDS encoding dipeptide ABC transporter ATP-binding protein, with translation MNAIIEADDVALHYEVGSGMFGRRLTLKAVAGATFSVEAGKTLAVVGESGSGKSTLARMITMIEQPTSGRLVIDGHAIGEGSDGHDPATLRRTVQIVFQNPYGSLNPRQKIGTILEEPLVINTKLSADERRAKALSMLQRVGLRPEHYGRYPHMFSGGQRQRIAVARALMLDPKILVLDEPVSALDVSIQAQVLNLLADLQQEFGLTYLFISHDLSVVRFVADEVLVLYLGRPVEITTSEAVFSRPLHPYSRALLSATPVADPRRKRQNIKLTGEIPSPINPPSGCAFHPRCPYARDVCRQTRPPLFEIEGAQVACHGIAEGWIDPEGAWGESADAA
- a CDS encoding ABC transporter ATP-binding protein, producing the protein MSLLDIRDLTVTFATSQGPFTAVDSVDLSVDPGEVLSIVGESGSGKSVAMLAVMGLLPPTATVTAADMSFDGRDLRTLSSRRRREVIGRDISMIFQEPMSSLNPCFTVGFQIGEALKTHLGLGRRERKERTIELLSMVGIPEPEKRLTAFPHQLSGGMSQRVMIAMAIACQPKLLIADEPTTALDVTIQAQILDLLVDLQKDTGMALVLITHDMGVVAETAQRVVVQYAGRQVERQEVIGLFDAPHHPYTAALLDALPDRADGDRLPAIPGVVPGQGDRPDGCLFNPRCKFADERCRTVVPPRQPPEFGEALCHYPLHTGEEAA
- a CDS encoding benzoate-CoA ligase family protein, which produces MTDLSRIEIVGAGPAGLYVGILLKEAFPNAAIRLTEQNPSDATFGFGVVFSDEALDFLKADDPATHALITPEMERWRNMTLVHRGETVTIDGVGFSAIGRLELLQLLQKRAAEAGLDMRFNDRVTSLDALDADLVIGADGLNSLVRTSDPEAFGASIEHFENHFAWFGTTLPFDTLTQTFVTTNKGTLNAHHYRYAPGMSTFIVECDKATFEAYGFADMDETETARVCEEIFADTLKGHKLVTNNSIWRNFPRLWCDTWVTGNRALLGDAVHTAHYSIGSGTRLAMEDAIALVRALKSETSVADALAAYQETRQPIARKIVNAANTSALWYDHFAEHMKLAPLDFAFAYITRSGRVDMERLRRIAPGFMAAYEDYRAGHADTEAVIRDPVGTTDGDREVGYDKTAHPNCSAVLFDNLDRNPDKIAVTGPAGTLTYRALCAEAARWGNAFKAAGCQRGERIVFFVDDTPSYPAAFFGAVRAGFVPVLLNTQATPDLLRFFVADTGARIALCEAPLMAIFEDPEMRAAGLERVIIANGEGPLADGFEHAGTFLDGQPATLEAADTGPDDMAFWMYSSGSTGRPKGIVHLHHDMAYSEASYGRTVLKLEADDVCFSVPKIFFAYGFGNAFTFPFSVGATTVLLPGRPEADRILDMIETFKPTVFFGLPTLYTALARADGVRDRNLSSIRLSVSAAETLSEDVYTTWKDLTGKGPMEGLGSTELLHIYLSNTQDEHRLGSAGKRVPGYEVILRDPDGNPVGDGEEGVMWVRGHSSAPLYWNRPEQTAKTMRDDWIYTGDRFVEDGGFYFFQGRADELIKVSGQWVWPLEVERCLNEHPHVQECAVLAHQLPDRRMTLRAIVALRPGHEPGDDETTALQSFVKERLIAYKYPRIVEFVGELPKTGTGKIDRQALVRTDGDDTKK